A section of the Euzebya rosea genome encodes:
- a CDS encoding cell wall-binding repeat-containing protein — protein sequence MSRRSFVPLTVLALLLALPVPALADHPASFDALVGPGTPGNSGGVDGIEWEPLATIETGNTHTDLDFFTQNGETYVAVGTLAVGANDGGQAIVQLTDGGETIDPTFVSAFPSASCVTDASGALGLQHDVEATPKGTVLLNETNPLADTSDAQLLIDATDAPGRCHDQGAGGLSGVPQGGLEIVDITDVTAPTELALISHIGESHTVNIDPKRPHIAFSVTSDAITVAVDETDCDGDGDVEELIRENECEGDSDAFDLDGFEMVDLSSCMNFPEGTSIEDKRAQCQPETFRFRFGDLDTQLGHSVLGTVYGCHELEIYPDDRLTCGSGQALHVFDMSGAFDDNGTPDDYSDDSINGDALPCAARPTTTSAPLPPGIATGATVYDCVVGADDVDLTIPSWLAMGAPSVEGVEHLGSIFHSGRAATGQLPTPFGSALDIDFDHEAELTHSGRHLIASDERGGGVVPPGASCAPGVDNPEGNGGLHAYSVDALTRVNPGSPEAAQSAYALTPDGDRAVYRTSVQTQPQSAFCTAHVFHQIPGQNRIFMAWYTQGTRVVDYIEYPDGTFEWVETGYFIQPSTDQWVSAIFDVIDNEDGTFTYIGVSADTLAGRGSIDVYQVTLPAPAQMGDQVPFDPDFARISGDGYTGTAARVSRELGAADTVVIGRDDVYADNLTGGVVAAMEDAPLLYTATDALSPETAAEIERLGATNAIVMGGDAAVSDDVLAELRTMGLTTERIAGPNRFATAQMAANRVGSTTGTVYVAEGEHADALRGFPDPIAAAAQAGRRGDAILLVNKDRLPSETVAALTTLSPSEVVIVGGTAAVSSATEQAIVDAGFTTRRLAGDSRFGTSLEVVEESLSTGASTQRLWLASGSDWHDALAAAPIAAIRGEILALVDGQDGPDTSVEVYDAVAAGLSQARVVGDVDSVSREALDVLHEEFIAVVDPDAIAMQQERRTDTAGMFGGPDWAVAAGVLALLGASLQRRRRTVRAD from the coding sequence GTGTCGCGACGATCGTTTGTGCCCCTGACCGTGCTGGCCTTGCTGCTGGCCCTACCCGTTCCGGCGCTGGCCGACCATCCGGCCAGCTTCGACGCGCTCGTCGGCCCCGGTACTCCCGGAAACTCCGGCGGGGTGGACGGCATCGAGTGGGAGCCGCTGGCGACCATCGAGACCGGCAACACCCACACCGACCTCGACTTCTTCACCCAGAACGGAGAGACCTACGTGGCGGTGGGCACGCTCGCCGTCGGCGCCAACGACGGTGGCCAGGCGATCGTGCAGCTGACCGACGGCGGCGAGACCATCGACCCCACCTTCGTTTCGGCGTTCCCCTCCGCGTCCTGCGTCACCGACGCGTCCGGCGCGCTCGGCCTGCAGCACGACGTCGAGGCCACGCCCAAGGGCACGGTCCTGCTGAACGAGACCAACCCGCTGGCCGACACCAGCGACGCACAGCTGCTGATCGACGCGACCGACGCCCCGGGACGTTGCCACGACCAGGGCGCCGGCGGGCTGTCCGGTGTCCCCCAGGGTGGGCTGGAGATCGTCGACATCACCGACGTCACCGCCCCCACGGAGCTGGCGCTGATCAGCCACATCGGCGAGTCCCACACCGTCAACATCGACCCGAAGCGTCCGCACATCGCGTTCTCGGTGACCTCCGATGCGATCACGGTGGCTGTTGACGAGACCGACTGCGACGGCGACGGCGACGTCGAGGAGCTGATCCGCGAGAACGAGTGCGAGGGCGACTCCGACGCCTTCGACCTCGACGGGTTCGAGATGGTCGACCTGTCGTCGTGCATGAACTTCCCCGAGGGCACCTCGATCGAGGACAAGCGGGCGCAGTGCCAGCCCGAGACGTTCCGCTTCCGCTTCGGCGACCTCGACACCCAGCTGGGACACTCGGTCCTCGGGACCGTCTACGGCTGTCACGAGCTGGAGATCTACCCCGACGATCGCCTGACCTGCGGGTCGGGGCAGGCGCTGCACGTGTTCGACATGTCCGGTGCGTTCGACGACAACGGCACACCCGACGACTACTCCGACGACTCCATCAACGGCGACGCCCTGCCGTGCGCGGCGCGTCCGACCACCACCAGCGCACCGCTGCCGCCGGGCATCGCGACCGGGGCCACCGTGTACGACTGCGTCGTCGGCGCCGACGACGTCGACCTGACGATCCCGAGCTGGCTGGCCATGGGCGCGCCCAGCGTCGAGGGTGTCGAGCACCTGGGATCCATCTTCCACTCGGGGCGGGCGGCGACGGGCCAGCTGCCGACGCCGTTCGGCTCCGCGCTGGACATCGACTTCGACCACGAGGCCGAGCTGACCCATTCCGGACGGCACCTGATCGCCTCCGACGAGCGGGGCGGCGGCGTGGTGCCCCCCGGTGCGAGCTGTGCCCCGGGGGTGGACAACCCCGAGGGCAACGGCGGCCTGCACGCCTACTCCGTGGATGCCCTGACCCGCGTCAACCCGGGCAGCCCCGAGGCCGCCCAGTCCGCCTACGCGTTGACCCCCGACGGCGACCGCGCGGTGTACCGCACCTCGGTGCAGACCCAGCCGCAATCGGCGTTCTGCACCGCCCACGTCTTCCACCAGATCCCCGGTCAGAACCGCATCTTCATGGCCTGGTACACCCAGGGCACCCGGGTCGTGGACTACATCGAGTACCCCGACGGCACCTTCGAGTGGGTCGAGACGGGCTACTTCATCCAGCCGTCCACCGACCAGTGGGTCTCGGCGATCTTTGATGTCATCGACAACGAGGACGGCACCTTCACCTACATCGGCGTGTCCGCGGACACGTTGGCCGGCCGCGGCTCGATCGACGTCTACCAGGTCACCCTGCCCGCTCCTGCGCAGATGGGTGACCAGGTCCCGTTCGACCCCGACTTCGCCCGGATCTCCGGGGACGGCTACACGGGCACCGCAGCCCGGGTCAGCCGCGAGCTGGGGGCCGCCGACACCGTCGTGATCGGCCGCGACGACGTCTACGCCGACAACCTGACCGGTGGGGTGGTCGCCGCCATGGAGGACGCGCCGCTGCTGTACACCGCGACCGACGCGCTGTCGCCCGAGACGGCGGCGGAGATCGAGCGGCTCGGCGCGACCAACGCCATCGTGATGGGCGGTGACGCGGCGGTGTCCGACGACGTGCTGGCCGAGCTGCGCACGATGGGCCTGACGACCGAACGCATCGCGGGTCCCAACCGCTTCGCCACCGCCCAGATGGCGGCCAACCGCGTCGGGTCGACGACCGGCACGGTGTACGTGGCCGAAGGCGAACACGCCGACGCGCTGCGTGGGTTCCCCGACCCGATCGCCGCAGCCGCGCAGGCCGGCCGACGCGGCGACGCGATCCTGCTGGTCAACAAGGATCGGCTGCCGTCGGAGACCGTCGCGGCCCTCACCACGCTGTCGCCCAGCGAGGTCGTGATCGTCGGCGGTACCGCCGCCGTCAGCAGCGCGACCGAGCAGGCCATCGTCGACGCCGGGTTCACCACCCGACGGCTGGCCGGGGACTCGCGCTTCGGGACCTCCCTGGAGGTCGTGGAGGAGTCGCTGTCGACCGGCGCGTCGACCCAGCGGCTGTGGCTGGCCTCCGGCAGCGACTGGCACGATGCGCTGGCCGCGGCGCCGATCGCGGCCATCCGCGGGGAGATCCTGGCGCTCGTCGACGGGCAGGACGGCCCGGACACCAGCGTCGAGGTCTACGACGCGGTCGCCGCCGGCCTGTCCCAGGCTCGCGTCGTCGGCGACGTCGACTCGGTCTCCCGTGAGGCGCTGGACGTCCTGCACGAGGAGTTCATCGCCGTGGTCGACCCCGACGCCATCGCCATGCAGCAGGAACGGCGGACCGACACCGCCGGCATGTTCGGCGGCCCCGACTGGGCCGTCGCCGCCGGCGTCCTGGCGCTGCTGGGTGCATCGCTCCAGCGTCGCCGCCGCACCGTCCGGGCGGACTGA
- a CDS encoding RNA polymerase sigma factor: MTLFSESVAEGVRRGDPDAVGEVYVHLADRLLGYLIARVRDRATAEDLVEATFVELLRKGNTINGGPAAIKVWLFRSAYFNALDHIRKVKRRAEDALDDVERLDVEDESAGPGELAIRNERRRTVRAAMAHLSEDQRAVLQLRYVAELSAPEVADILGKTEGAIRSLQHRGERALARLLADTEMAAEMIAARDRRPAEGRDQVHDPVSDGREKGERSTPPETS, encoded by the coding sequence ATGACCCTGTTCAGTGAGTCCGTCGCCGAGGGCGTGCGGCGTGGTGACCCCGACGCTGTCGGTGAGGTGTACGTGCACCTCGCTGATCGGCTCCTCGGTTACCTGATCGCGCGCGTCCGTGATCGGGCCACTGCCGAGGACCTGGTCGAGGCGACCTTCGTGGAGCTGCTCCGGAAGGGGAACACGATCAACGGGGGTCCCGCGGCGATCAAGGTCTGGTTGTTCCGGTCGGCGTACTTCAACGCGCTCGACCACATTCGGAAGGTCAAGCGGCGGGCAGAGGACGCGCTCGACGACGTCGAACGGCTCGACGTCGAGGACGAGTCCGCGGGTCCCGGGGAGCTGGCGATCCGCAACGAACGCCGTCGCACGGTTCGCGCCGCGATGGCACACCTGTCGGAGGACCAACGAGCCGTCCTGCAGCTCAGGTACGTCGCGGAGCTGTCGGCGCCCGAGGTGGCCGACATCCTCGGCAAGACCGAAGGCGCCATCCGGAGCCTGCAGCATCGGGGGGAACGGGCGCTTGCCAGGCTGCTCGCCGACACCGAGATGGCCGCCGAGATGATCGCTGCGCGTGACCGGCGTCCTGCGGAGGGTCGGGACCAGGTTCACGACCCCGTTTCGGACGGTCGAGAAAAAGGCGAACGGTCCACGCCTCCCGAAACGTCCTAG